One genomic segment of Chroogloeocystis siderophila 5.2 s.c.1 includes these proteins:
- a CDS encoding phycobiliprotein lyase — protein MDIQEFFEQSAGKWFSHRTSHHLAFKQSESGKSDITIETLPKDHPEVVKLCEQYEIDPTQASCGARVSWNGTMEWDEEKHIGSTVLVSVPDAENPHEGKLLREIGYAEKVPVAGRYVMGSDGALTLITEYETMSSEERLWFASPNLRMRVSVLKRFGGFSMASFTSEIRMGGAKPVTQETETSNAST, from the coding sequence ATGGATATTCAAGAATTTTTCGAGCAAAGTGCTGGTAAATGGTTTTCACACCGCACAAGTCATCACTTAGCTTTTAAACAATCTGAGTCGGGAAAGTCTGATATTACAATTGAAACACTGCCAAAAGATCATCCAGAAGTCGTTAAACTCTGCGAACAGTATGAGATTGATCCCACCCAAGCTAGCTGTGGCGCGCGCGTTAGCTGGAATGGCACAATGGAATGGGATGAAGAAAAGCACATTGGTTCTACAGTATTGGTTTCGGTTCCCGACGCTGAAAATCCTCACGAAGGTAAGCTATTACGCGAAATTGGTTACGCCGAAAAAGTCCCTGTTGCAGGGCGCTATGTTATGGGTAGCGATGGCGCATTAACCTTAATCACAGAGTACGAAACAATGTCTTCGGAAGAACGCCTGTGGTTCGCAAGTCCCAATTTGCGAATGCGCGTCAGTGTCTTAAAACGCTTTGGCGGGTTTAGCATGGCTTCATTTACCTCAGAAATTCGTATGGGAGGTGCAAAGCCAGTAACTCAAGAAACTGAAACATCGAATGCATCAACTTGA
- a CDS encoding HEAT repeat domain-containing protein, which translates to MAHSSLEEISAQLESPNSRDRMLALAALRDVPAADAVPLIKKVLEDEILQIRSMAVFALGIKPTDECYPILVKLLETDPDYGIRADAAGALGYLGDLRAFEALVRAFYEDTEWLVRFSAAVSLGNLKDPRAHEVLLQALDSDEVVLQQAAIAALGEIKDINSVDHILRFAQSEDWLTRQRLAEALSQLPSEKSVSALKYLEKDSHPNVAAAAKIALERLNKAST; encoded by the coding sequence ATGGCGCATTCCAGCCTAGAAGAAATTTCTGCACAATTAGAAAGTCCAAATTCACGCGATCGCATGTTGGCGCTTGCGGCGTTGCGCGATGTTCCCGCAGCAGATGCTGTACCACTTATTAAAAAAGTTTTAGAAGATGAAATCCTCCAAATTCGCTCAATGGCTGTGTTCGCGTTGGGAATTAAACCAACCGATGAATGCTATCCGATCTTAGTCAAACTGTTAGAAACCGATCCTGATTACGGAATTCGTGCTGATGCGGCGGGGGCTTTAGGATATTTGGGCGATCTTAGAGCCTTTGAAGCTTTGGTACGCGCGTTTTATGAAGATACCGAATGGTTAGTTCGTTTTAGTGCAGCGGTATCGTTAGGGAATTTAAAAGATCCGCGCGCGCATGAAGTGCTATTACAAGCCTTAGACAGTGATGAAGTTGTGTTACAGCAAGCAGCGATCGCAGCGTTAGGTGAAATCAAAGACATCAACTCAGTCGATCATATTCTGCGTTTTGCGCAGTCAGAAGATTGGTTGACAAGACAACGCCTTGCTGAAGCTTTAAGTCAGCTACCGAGTGAAAAAAGCGTGTCTGCATTAAAATACCTAGAAAAAGATAGCCATCCGAATGTCGCCGCTGCTGCAAAAATTGCTTTAGAACGTCTAAACAAAGCTTCTACCTGA
- a CDS encoding methyltransferase domain-containing protein has translation METFQSEYWEQRYQEGTTRWDLGQAAPAFVSLLQSELPPGKAAVLGSGRGYDAIAFAQYGFDVIGFDFAPAAIAEATTIAQASGSLAKFLKRNIFDLPTEFPQYFHYVIEHTCFCAINPQQRQAYVQVVREILQPRGELIAIFFTHSRPGGPPFGVSPEEIKQYFETDFEILSLQPITNSVPARQGEEHLGHFRLM, from the coding sequence GTGGAAACGTTTCAATCAGAATATTGGGAACAGCGCTATCAAGAAGGAACAACACGTTGGGATTTAGGACAAGCAGCACCAGCGTTTGTAAGTTTATTACAGTCAGAATTACCGCCAGGAAAGGCAGCAGTTTTAGGTAGTGGTCGCGGTTATGATGCGATCGCGTTTGCTCAATATGGCTTTGATGTGATTGGTTTTGATTTTGCACCTGCTGCGATCGCCGAAGCTACTACAATCGCCCAAGCAAGTGGCAGTTTAGCTAAATTCTTAAAACGTAATATTTTTGACTTACCTACTGAATTTCCTCAGTATTTCCACTATGTTATTGAACACACTTGTTTTTGCGCAATTAATCCACAACAGCGTCAAGCTTATGTACAAGTCGTACGAGAAATTTTGCAACCACGAGGCGAACTCATAGCAATCTTTTTTACGCATTCTCGTCCTGGCGGTCCACCTTTTGGCGTGAGTCCTGAAGAGATTAAACAATACTTTGAGACGGATTTTGAAATTCTTAGCCTACAGCCAATCACGAATTCTGTACCAGCACGTCAAGGCGAAGAACACTTGGGACATTTTCGTTTGATGTAA
- a CDS encoding GldG family protein: protein MKSIARRNQRYWKYLFWLGPILFVAGLTAGFVSNDWEPVPLGLIVAGVVITGLWLILSANQNRWWSRRSTQAGTNALIATLSVLALLGLINFLAVRYPVRRDFTEAQLFTLAPQSQQLVRNLSQPINVWIFDRNQDQQDRELLENYRRQNPQFSFEYVDPQVQRGLAEKFGVKQFGEVHLEAGQQRRLVQVVNNEQRLSEVRLTNSIQQVISDRTAKVYFLQGHGELPVTGEQGGLSQALTALGERNYTTEPLNLIQNPTVPQDTTIVVVAGPKQPLFPSEVKALTDYLNRGGSLLLMIDPNTNPGLDGLLKSWGVTLDNRIVIDPAGASIGFGPAVPVVDTYGEHPITQDFNNGISFYSEARSLELSEVAGVQATPLLITSPQTWAESNLQGDQLQFNPETDVQGPLTIGAALSRKVNNQQSQEARLVIFGDSNFAVDGLFEQQLNGDVFLNSIGWLSKQDEETLSIRPREPRNRRINLAAQQANVLGLTALLLIPLIGFASAVFLWWRRR from the coding sequence ATGAAGTCTATTGCGAGAAGAAATCAGAGGTATTGGAAGTATTTGTTTTGGCTTGGTCCAATTCTTTTTGTTGCTGGGTTAACGGCGGGATTCGTATCTAATGATTGGGAACCAGTACCCTTAGGATTGATTGTTGCTGGTGTCGTTATTACTGGCTTATGGCTGATATTGAGTGCGAATCAAAATCGTTGGTGGAGTCGGCGTTCAACTCAAGCAGGAACGAATGCACTGATTGCTACACTTTCTGTATTGGCACTTTTGGGGTTGATTAATTTCTTAGCTGTGCGCTATCCGGTGCGGCGCGACTTTACGGAAGCCCAGTTGTTTACCTTGGCACCACAATCACAGCAACTCGTGCGGAATTTGTCGCAACCTATCAACGTGTGGATTTTTGACCGCAATCAAGACCAGCAAGATCGCGAATTGCTAGAAAATTATCGTCGGCAAAATCCGCAATTTAGTTTTGAGTACGTCGATCCGCAAGTGCAACGCGGATTAGCCGAAAAGTTTGGTGTCAAGCAATTTGGTGAAGTTCATCTCGAAGCAGGACAACAGCGGCGGTTAGTGCAAGTTGTGAATAATGAACAACGACTGTCAGAAGTGCGATTAACGAATAGTATTCAGCAAGTGATTAGCGATCGCACCGCAAAGGTTTACTTCCTACAAGGACACGGCGAACTTCCCGTCACGGGCGAACAAGGTGGACTCTCGCAAGCGTTGACTGCCTTGGGAGAACGCAACTATACAACCGAACCGCTCAACTTAATTCAAAACCCGACGGTTCCTCAAGATACCACAATAGTTGTGGTCGCAGGTCCTAAACAACCATTATTTCCGTCAGAAGTCAAGGCTTTGACTGATTATCTTAATAGGGGTGGTAGTTTACTTTTGATGATTGACCCCAACACTAATCCAGGGCTAGACGGTTTATTGAAATCTTGGGGTGTTACCCTCGACAATCGCATTGTGATTGACCCAGCGGGCGCAAGTATTGGTTTTGGTCCTGCGGTTCCTGTGGTAGATACTTACGGTGAGCATCCGATTACGCAGGATTTTAATAATGGAATTTCTTTCTACAGTGAAGCGCGATCACTAGAACTGAGTGAAGTTGCTGGAGTCCAAGCAACACCTTTACTCATTACAAGTCCGCAAACTTGGGCAGAAAGTAATTTGCAGGGCGATCAATTACAGTTTAATCCAGAAACAGACGTTCAAGGTCCACTCACAATCGGTGCTGCACTAAGCCGCAAAGTCAATAATCAACAGTCGCAAGAAGCAAGACTTGTTATTTTTGGCGATTCTAATTTTGCAGTAGATGGATTATTTGAGCAACAACTTAACGGCGATGTGTTCCTCAACTCGATAGGGTGGTTGAGTAAGCAAGACGAAGAAACCTTATCAATTCGCCCCAGAGAACCAAGAAACCGCCGCATTAACTTAGCAGCACAGCAAGCCAACGTTTTAGGTTTAACCGCACTGCTATTGATTCCCTTAATTGGCTTCGCCTCAGCCGTATTTTTATGGTGGCGCAGGAGATAA
- a CDS encoding ABC transporter permease, with product MRLIWANIAAIYRKELQSYFASPLAYAIAGIFWLLSGFFFTVILLGPQGYVSLAAQADLQAQQIGVPAPPIDVAYEFLRAFLGIMGSLALFVLPILSMGLYAEERKRGTLELLATSPVTNWAVAVGKLLGVLTFFVAMILPLLAYQAIALSAANPPVPPAVPLLGHLGLILLAASVLSLGMFISSLTDSTLLAAVLTFALILFLWVIDTVARAFSGSMGEALGHLSLLRHFNNLVQGIFDTSSIIVFASYIFLGIFLTAQSIDALRFQRS from the coding sequence ATGAGACTGATTTGGGCTAATATTGCGGCAATTTATCGCAAAGAGTTACAAAGTTACTTTGCATCGCCTTTAGCTTATGCAATCGCCGGAATTTTCTGGCTATTGTCGGGATTCTTCTTTACGGTTATTTTACTAGGTCCGCAAGGATATGTTTCCTTAGCTGCGCAAGCCGATTTACAAGCACAACAAATCGGAGTACCTGCACCACCAATTGATGTAGCTTATGAATTTTTACGCGCTTTTTTAGGTATTATGGGTTCGCTAGCGTTGTTTGTGCTACCCATTCTCTCGATGGGTTTGTATGCTGAAGAACGCAAACGCGGCACTTTAGAGTTACTCGCGACGTCACCAGTGACAAATTGGGCTGTTGCTGTTGGCAAGTTGTTGGGAGTATTAACGTTTTTTGTGGCGATGATTCTGCCGTTATTAGCGTATCAAGCGATCGCGCTGAGCGCCGCAAATCCCCCTGTTCCGCCCGCAGTTCCGCTATTAGGACATTTGGGCTTGATTCTGTTAGCAGCGAGTGTGTTGTCTTTAGGAATGTTTATCTCTTCACTAACGGATAGCACATTACTCGCAGCAGTTCTGACGTTTGCTTTAATTCTCTTTCTCTGGGTGATTGATACTGTGGCGCGGGCGTTTAGTGGTTCAATGGGAGAAGCATTAGGTCATCTTTCGTTACTAAGACATTTTAATAACTTGGTTCAAGGGATTTTTGACACAAGTAGTATTATTGTATTTGCAAGTTATATTTTCTTGGGGATTTTCCTGACTGCTCAATCTATCGATGCATTGCGCTTCCAACGTTCTTGA
- a CDS encoding DUF4340 domain-containing protein, whose product MKLQRTTLILLLLALGLGSFVYFYEIRGATQRQEAKAREQQIFGFTQEQVQALRIQTQGQTLNFERENGRWLMTTPEKTPASNASISYLLDLLVQGRSDRTIQVPANQLTDYGLAKPQATVTVTLNNQQTHQLNLGNPDFTGNFLYAQVDPGTNPSGNVDLFLVSSDFQNGVNRDLAEWKIENDTPQTPTSASPSPSP is encoded by the coding sequence ATGAAGCTACAGCGTACTACTTTGATTTTGCTACTTTTAGCACTAGGTTTAGGTAGCTTTGTTTATTTTTATGAAATTCGAGGTGCGACACAGCGTCAGGAAGCAAAAGCAAGAGAACAGCAAATCTTCGGGTTTACGCAAGAACAAGTACAAGCATTAAGGATTCAAACGCAAGGACAAACGTTAAACTTTGAGCGGGAGAATGGACGATGGTTGATGACTACTCCTGAGAAGACTCCCGCAAGTAATGCATCGATTTCCTATTTACTTGATTTACTTGTACAAGGAAGAAGCGATCGCACAATTCAAGTTCCTGCGAATCAACTGACAGACTACGGTTTAGCCAAACCGCAAGCAACCGTTACAGTCACGCTCAATAATCAGCAAACGCATCAGTTAAATTTGGGCAATCCTGACTTTACTGGCAACTTCTTATATGCGCAAGTTGATCCTGGAACTAACCCTAGCGGTAATGTAGATTTATTCTTGGTGTCTTCAGATTTCCAAAATGGTGTCAATCGCGATTTAGCCGAGTGGAAAATTGAAAACGATACACCGCAAACACCTACTTCTGCTAGCCCGTCGCCTTCGCCATGA
- a CDS encoding catalase family protein, with amino-acid sequence MQLKKLELGKEYPITGEIAGIKEIEQISIDALKQSFPDNIRPVLRDAHPKHHGCVRAEFIIDEGIPQELKAGIFKHPRTFTAAIRFSNNKAVDDTKKDVRGMAIKLFGVEGEKLLERQKQEKTQDLLLINHPVFFIKDVQDYVEFFRARQLAKGNLPLKFFFLNPNPFKWHLREFIIGMVMLNKKVNSPLVIQYWSSTPYKLGDRAIKFTAVPSSQNPTPAVIQTPDYLRQAMIEHLNHQDASFDFLIQLQTDPQKMPIEDPRIEWKSPFQKVATIKIPRQQFTVPQQMEFCENLSFTPWHSLPEHQPLGGVNRARKQVYEALAELRHNLNNIVVKEPTEEDFLTLWNKLM; translated from the coding sequence ATGCAGCTTAAAAAACTTGAACTTGGTAAAGAGTATCCTATTACCGGAGAAATAGCAGGTATAAAAGAAATTGAGCAGATTAGTATTGATGCGCTTAAGCAAAGCTTTCCAGACAATATTAGACCTGTTTTACGCGACGCTCACCCTAAACATCATGGTTGTGTGAGAGCAGAATTTATTATTGATGAGGGTATTCCCCAAGAACTAAAAGCAGGAATTTTCAAACACCCTCGTACTTTTACTGCGGCAATTCGTTTTTCTAATAATAAAGCAGTTGACGATACAAAAAAAGATGTTCGAGGAATGGCAATTAAGCTTTTTGGAGTAGAAGGTGAAAAACTATTAGAACGACAAAAACAAGAAAAAACGCAAGATTTACTATTAATTAATCATCCTGTCTTCTTTATTAAAGATGTACAAGATTACGTTGAATTCTTTAGAGCCAGACAATTAGCTAAAGGTAATTTACCACTAAAATTTTTCTTTCTCAATCCCAATCCATTTAAATGGCATTTACGAGAATTTATTATTGGGATGGTAATGCTTAACAAAAAAGTGAATAGTCCTCTAGTGATTCAATACTGGAGTAGTACGCCGTATAAACTAGGCGATCGCGCGATCAAATTCACCGCGGTACCAAGTTCTCAGAATCCTACACCAGCTGTTATTCAAACACCAGATTATCTCCGCCAAGCTATGATTGAGCATCTAAATCATCAAGATGCAAGCTTTGATTTCTTAATTCAGTTGCAAACAGATCCCCAAAAAATGCCAATTGAAGATCCGAGAATTGAATGGAAATCACCGTTTCAGAAAGTAGCAACGATTAAAATTCCTCGCCAGCAATTCACTGTTCCACAACAGATGGAATTCTGCGAAAATTTATCTTTCACACCGTGGCACTCGTTACCCGAACATCAACCTTTAGGGGGAGTTAATCGCGCACGTAAGCAAGTCTATGAAGCTCTCGCAGAACTCCGTCATAATTTGAATAATATCGTTGTTAAAGAACCGACAGAAGAAGATTTTTTGACGTTATGGAACAAATTAATGTAG
- a CDS encoding ABC transporter ATP-binding protein, with translation MISVEHLSKFYGSTPAIQDITFSVEPGEIVGFLGPNGAGKTTTMRILTGYLPATSGSAKIAGYEVHENSLAVRQRIGYLPETPPLYPEMTVEAFLYFVTRLKGVPAGDRASKVDAALKRCNLQEKRRVLIRKLSKGFRQRVGIAQAIVHDPPAIILDEPTVGLDPRQIIDVRNLIKSLAGMHTIILSTHILPEVRMTCNRVTIINQGKVVATNTPDNLEASLAGGSGYELEIEGNSTAAQQQIQRLPGVRVVEPVTTTEIPARAVLRVVSEPGIEPGKEIIAALVSMGIGVHEMRRTRASLEDVFLRLTTQEKLEDNANATEKQKEEVTQ, from the coding sequence ATGATTTCAGTTGAGCATTTAAGTAAATTTTATGGATCTACACCAGCAATCCAAGATATCACCTTTAGCGTCGAACCTGGTGAAATTGTCGGGTTTTTAGGACCTAATGGTGCGGGTAAAACCACGACAATGCGGATTTTGACTGGATATCTGCCAGCGACGAGTGGAAGTGCCAAAATTGCAGGCTATGAGGTTCATGAGAATTCCTTAGCAGTACGTCAGCGCATTGGTTACTTGCCAGAAACACCGCCGTTGTATCCTGAAATGACGGTTGAAGCATTTTTGTACTTTGTGACGCGACTCAAAGGTGTTCCCGCAGGCGATCGCGCATCAAAAGTAGACGCGGCGCTGAAACGCTGCAACTTACAGGAAAAACGCCGTGTGTTGATTCGCAAGCTTTCTAAAGGTTTTCGCCAACGCGTAGGAATTGCGCAAGCGATCGTTCACGATCCCCCTGCAATTATTCTCGATGAACCAACCGTCGGACTTGACCCGCGACAAATTATCGATGTTCGCAATCTCATCAAAAGCTTAGCAGGAATGCATACGATTATCCTATCTACGCATATCTTGCCTGAAGTAAGGATGACGTGTAACCGCGTCACAATTATTAATCAAGGAAAAGTTGTGGCAACAAATACACCAGATAATCTCGAAGCAAGTTTAGCGGGTGGTTCTGGCTATGAGTTAGAAATTGAAGGGAATTCCACTGCTGCACAACAGCAAATACAACGCTTACCAGGAGTGCGGGTCGTAGAACCCGTGACAACAACAGAAATCCCTGCACGTGCGGTGTTGCGTGTCGTGTCAGAACCTGGAATTGAACCTGGAAAAGAGATTATTGCTGCTTTGGTGAGTATGGGAATCGGTGTTCATGAAATGCGACGCACGCGGGCGAGTTTAGAAGATGTGTTTTTGCGTCTAACGACTCAAGAGAAATTAGAAGACAATGCGAACGCAACCGAGAAGCAGAAAGAAGAGGTAACGCAATGA
- the purU gene encoding formyltetrahydrofolate deformylase, whose translation MNRPTATLLISCPDQKGLVAKIANFIYANGGNIIHADQHTDFAAGLFLTRIEWQLDGFNLPRELIAPAFGAIAQPLQAHWQLHFSDTIPRIAIWVSKQDHCLFDLIWRHKAKEFTAEIPLIISNHPDLKEVAEQFGIDFHHIPITKENKPTQEAQQLKLLQHYKIDLVVLAKYMQIVSPDFINKFPNILNIHHSFLPAFIGTSPYHQAYQRGVKIIGATAHYVTPELDAGPIIEQDVARVSHRDDVADLIRKGKDLERVVLARAVRSHLQNRVLVYGNRTVVFE comes from the coding sequence ATGAACCGCCCTACCGCAACTTTACTCATTTCGTGTCCCGATCAAAAAGGTTTAGTCGCTAAAATTGCTAACTTTATCTACGCCAACGGCGGTAATATCATTCATGCCGATCAACATACCGATTTTGCAGCAGGTTTGTTTTTGACGCGCATTGAATGGCAACTTGATGGCTTTAATTTACCACGCGAATTGATTGCACCAGCATTCGGTGCGATCGCTCAACCATTACAAGCACATTGGCAATTACATTTTTCTGATACTATTCCGCGTATTGCCATTTGGGTAAGTAAACAAGATCATTGTTTGTTCGACTTAATTTGGCGACACAAAGCTAAAGAATTTACTGCTGAAATTCCTTTAATTATTAGCAATCACCCTGATTTAAAAGAAGTTGCTGAGCAATTTGGTATTGATTTTCATCATATTCCAATTACAAAAGAAAATAAACCTACTCAAGAAGCACAACAACTCAAACTATTACAGCACTACAAAATAGATTTAGTGGTATTGGCAAAATATATGCAGATTGTCAGTCCAGATTTTATTAATAAGTTTCCTAATATTCTTAATATTCATCACTCATTTTTACCTGCTTTCATCGGTACAAGTCCTTATCACCAAGCTTATCAACGAGGAGTCAAAATTATTGGCGCTACAGCACATTATGTCACACCTGAACTCGATGCCGGACCAATTATTGAGCAAGATGTAGCACGAGTTAGTCACCGCGATGATGTAGCTGATCTCATTCGGAAAGGGAAAGATTTAGAGCGCGTAGTGTTAGCAAGAGCAGTGCGATCGCATTTACAAAATCGTGTTTTAGTTTACGGTAATCGTACAGTAGTCTTTGAGTAG
- a CDS encoding proton extrusion protein PcxA, whose protein sequence is MKRSIPQQIYSFLVKAQQWYLDTPERSLEEAYKAALLIKAMEDEHFNGQKIAPNPNYGSSAIAYFQAELKKHLKTIRMRLTEFKASRSWINPNYQNITKITKNDGTFPDKDSFAIQKRNHQSRILEKLRFIDEILAKYNADETVDFVPTEDPIIRSEPAGVEPKLAPNAVVKNVGTTQRPKTKAETTSVLPRSILSTINRLKVELDPRAEDEVVKKFRSSQRRTFISIRLILLLIIVPFLTQQLSKNLIIGPIIDHLRNSQETVIFLNSEMEERALIEMQRFEEQLKFRSLLHEEAELSPEQLEQQMQVKVREIVEHFRYESTNAVKNVFADLLSVGAFTWLIVTSRKELEVLKEFMDNIIYGLSDSAKAFIIILFTDIFVGFHSTHGWEVLLGTVSRHFGLPENRDFIFLFIATFPVILDAVFKYWIFRYLNRISPSAVATYRNMNE, encoded by the coding sequence ATGAAAAGGTCCATTCCGCAACAAATTTACTCGTTCCTAGTAAAAGCACAGCAGTGGTATTTAGATACACCAGAGCGCTCTTTGGAAGAAGCTTATAAGGCTGCCTTATTAATTAAGGCGATGGAGGACGAGCATTTTAATGGTCAAAAGATAGCACCAAATCCTAATTATGGAAGTAGTGCGATCGCTTATTTTCAAGCTGAGCTTAAAAAACATTTAAAAACTATCCGAATGCGACTGACAGAGTTTAAGGCAAGTCGTTCCTGGATCAATCCTAATTATCAAAATATTACAAAAATTACTAAAAATGACGGGACATTTCCAGATAAAGATTCTTTTGCAATCCAAAAAAGAAATCATCAATCGCGAATTTTAGAAAAACTCAGGTTTATTGATGAAATTCTCGCTAAGTATAATGCTGACGAAACTGTTGATTTTGTACCAACTGAAGATCCGATTATTCGTTCCGAACCCGCAGGTGTAGAACCGAAGCTTGCTCCTAACGCAGTCGTTAAGAATGTTGGTACTACCCAAAGACCTAAAACAAAAGCTGAAACCACAAGCGTCTTACCACGTTCAATTCTTAGCACTATTAACCGTCTTAAAGTTGAATTAGATCCTAGAGCCGAAGATGAAGTTGTTAAAAAATTTCGGAGTTCGCAAAGAAGAACATTCATCTCTATTAGACTAATTCTTTTACTAATTATAGTCCCTTTTCTAACGCAACAACTATCAAAAAATTTAATTATTGGTCCAATTATCGACCATCTACGTAACTCACAAGAAACCGTAATATTTCTGAATTCTGAAATGGAAGAAAGAGCATTAATTGAAATGCAAAGGTTTGAGGAACAACTTAAATTTAGAAGTCTTTTACATGAGGAAGCTGAACTTTCTCCGGAACAGTTAGAGCAACAAATGCAAGTGAAAGTAAGAGAAATTGTTGAACACTTTCGCTATGAAAGCACTAATGCCGTCAAAAATGTGTTTGCTGATTTGTTATCTGTCGGAGCTTTTACCTGGTTAATTGTTACAAGTAGAAAAGAGCTTGAAGTGCTCAAAGAATTCATGGATAATATTATTTATGGACTGAGTGATAGTGCTAAAGCATTTATTATTATTTTATTTACCGATATCTTCGTAGGATTCCACTCAACGCACGGCTGGGAAGTTCTTTTAGGAACGGTGTCGCGTCATTTCGGCTTACCAGAAAATCGCGATTTTATTTTCTTATTTATCGCGACATTTCCAGTAATTCTAGATGCAGTTTTCAAGTATTGGATCTTCCGCTACTTAAACCGAATTTCGCCCTCAGCAGTAGCAACATACCGCAATATGAATGAGTAG